A stretch of DNA from Candidatus Oleimmundimicrobium sp.:
CCCACCCGCGCGACATCGTCTCGCCCAAGGTCATCGAAACGAATGATCTGCATGTCGGTTTCAGCCATGCTCCCCCCTTGCAGCACCGGAAATGCGTCGCGAATGGCGGGGCGAAACTGTCCAGGCCACCCGTTTGCGAACGCCGAATCGAGTGGAAAATCCTATCGCGGATGCAACAAATGGGATTTGATCTGCATCAGGGCAGCGCTCTACCAGCCTGCGCGCCCGAGCATCGTATCGAAAGGTTCAGGCGCGCTTTTCCCGTCATGCGCCAGAACCCGTCTGCACGGCATTTTTCGAAACAGGGTTCATGACGCAAGCGCTCTTGCGGGCTTTCAACCCGCGAGTGATCAGAGCGCGCGCAGCCCCGAGGCGAAACGGCGGGCGTTTTCGCGGTAGCCCTGCGCGGATCGGCGCAGGTTTTCGATCGCAGGGGCATCGAGCGTCCGAACCACCCTGCCGGGGCTGCCCATGACCAACGATCCGTCAGGGATTTCCTTGCCCTCGGTGATCAGCGCCCCTGCCCCGATCAGGCAGTTCCTGCCGATCTTCGCACCATTGAGCACCGTCGCGCCCATGCCGATCAGGCTTTCGTCGCCGATCGTGCAGCCGTGCAGGATGACATTGTGACCGATGGTGCAATCGCGGCCGATGCTCAGCGGATAGCCCATGTCGGTATGCAGAACGCTCGATTCCTGGATGTTCGAACCTTCGCCCACCGTGATCCATTCATTGTCGCCGCGCAACGTCGCGCCGAACCAGACCGAGGCCCCGGCCCCAAGCCGGACCCGCCCGATCACATTGGCATCGGGCGCCACCCAGGCGTCCGCGGCCAGTTCCGGGATAAGGTCATCGAGGGCGTAGATCATGCATCTTCTCCTGTCTGGCGGGCCACGAATTCCTGATTGAGACCGCGCACGAAATCATTGAGGCCGGGCTGGCGCTCGCGGCGCAGGCGCTCGGCGCGCAGGATGGTGATCAGGGCCTCGGCGGCGGTGTCGATATCGTCGTTGACCAGCACATAATCGTATTCCGCCCAGTGGCTGATCTCGTCGCGCGATTTCGCCATTCGCCCGGCGATCACACTGTCGCTGTCCTGCGCGCGCCCCCTGAGCCGCTTTTCCAGCTCGGCGATCGAGGGGGGCAACACGAAGACCGACACCACATCCTTGCCCAGGCTGGAGTTGCGCACCTGCTGGCCACCCTGCCAGTCGATATCGAAAAGCGTGTCACGCCCGGCGGCCATCGCCGCTTCGACCGGTCCCTTGGGTGAGCCGTAGTAATTGCCGAACACCTCGGCATGTTCCAGCATCTCGCCCCCCTCCACCAGCGCCTCGAATTCCGCGCGGCTCTTGAAATGGTAGTGCTGGCCATCCACCTCGCCGGGCCGGGGCGCGCGGGTGGTGGCCGAGACCGAGAAGGCCAGCGACGGGTCC
This window harbors:
- a CDS encoding gamma carbonic anhydrase family protein, with protein sequence MIYALDDLIPELAADAWVAPDANVIGRVRLGAGASVWFGATLRGDNEWITVGEGSNIQESSVLHTDMGYPLSIGRDCTIGHNVILHGCTIGDESLIGMGATVLNGAKIGRNCLIGAGALITEGKEIPDGSLVMGSPGRVVRTLDAPAIENLRRSAQGYRENARRFASGLRAL
- the gmk gene encoding guanylate kinase — encoded protein: MQRRGLLIILSSPSGAGKSTLARRLMDWDPSLAFSVSATTRAPRPGEVDGQHYHFKSRAEFEALVEGGEMLEHAEVFGNYYGSPKGPVEAAMAAGRDTLFDIDWQGGQQVRNSSLGKDVVSVFVLPPSIAELEKRLRGRAQDSDSVIAGRMAKSRDEISHWAEYDYVLVNDDIDTAAEALITILRAERLRRERQPGLNDFVRGLNQEFVARQTGEDA